In the Halorubrum ruber genome, AGCAGCAGACCTCCGCCGAGCGCCGCCGCCGCGCGATGATCCTCGAAGCGCAGGGGGAACGCCGCTCCGCCGTCGAGCAGGCGGAGGGTGACAAGCAGTCAAACATCATCCGCGCGCAGGGGAAAAGCAGTCGCAGATCCTCGAGGCGCAGGGGGACGCGATTTCGACGGTCCTCCGCGCGCGCTCCGCGGAGTCGATGGGCGAGCGCGCCATCATCGAGCGCGGCATGGAGACCCTCGAAGAGATCGGCAAAGGCGAGTCCACGACGTTCGTCCTCCCGCAGGAGCTCACGAGTCTGGTCGGCCGCTACGGCAAGGCGCTCTCCGGCTCCGACGTCCAGGAGATGGAGGGGCTCGACGGGAAGGAGTTCGACGACGACACCCGGAAGATGCTCGGGCTCGACGACATCGACGAGATCCTCGGCCAGATCGAGGAGTCCGCGGAGATGAACGTCGAGGAGCTCGAGAAGGAGGCCGAGGCGGTGAAGGCGGGCGACGCCGGCGCGAGCATCAGGTCCGCCGACGAGGTCATCCAGGAGATGGACGACGAGGAGGCGCCCGCGGAAGTCGAGAAGGAGGAGTAGCTCGGCGCGAAGCGCGGCCGTAGCCGCATTCTCCGACGCGATTCGGCCGCGAGCGAAGTGCTTTTGTCGAGGCGCCGACTAATACGGCCGTGACAGAGGGGTTCGACGGCCGAAAGCGGGAGACGCTCCGGCGGTTCGCAGCGGTCGGAGCCGCCGCGCCGTTCGTCGGGACCGCGAGCGCCGACGACGGGACCGACGAGAACGAGACGCGGGAGGCGATCCGCGGCTACGTGCCGACGACCCCCGGCGCGCACTTCTCGAAGCTCCGCGACGACCTCCGCCTCGGGACCGGCGAGGCGCAGTACCACCTCCGGAAGCTGGAGGAGGCGGGCGCGATCGAGTCGGTGAAGGACGCCGACTATCGGCGCTTCTTCCCCGCCGGCCGGTTCGACGCGACCGACAAGCGGGCGCTCGGCTACCTCCGTCGGGAGACGCCGCGCGGGATGGTCCTCGCGCTGCTGCGTGACCCCGACGCGACCGGCGCCGACCTCGCGAACGCGCTCGGCGTCTCCCGGCCGACGATAAGCGCCGCGGCCGCCGACCTCGAAGCCGCCGGCCTCCTCGACCGGACCGACGGCTACGCGCTGACCGAGCCGGAGCGGCTGCTCACGCTCGTCGTCCGCTACGCCGACTCCTTCGACGCCGAGGCCGTCGCGTTCGCCGACGACGCGGCGTCGCTGGTCGCGTACGATCCCTGACTCGACTCAGAGCGCGACGGCGACCGTCAGGCCGTGACCATCCACGTCGTCCCCGACGAGTAGCCCCACTTCTCGACGTCGACATCGGTGGCCGCGTCGGCGACGGCGCTCATGTTCGCGCCGACCTCCTTCGCCGAGAGGCCGAGGTCGTCGGCGATCAGCCGCGACTTGA is a window encoding:
- a CDS encoding DUF7123 family protein, whose amino-acid sequence is MSTVQSDTVAEQDAVAADSAGLSAKQARILRYLRENAADRTYFKSRLIADDLGLSAKEVGANMSAVADAATDVDVEKWGYSSGTTWMVTA
- a CDS encoding winged helix-turn-helix transcriptional regulator — encoded protein: MTEGFDGRKRETLRRFAAVGAAAPFVGTASADDGTDENETREAIRGYVPTTPGAHFSKLRDDLRLGTGEAQYHLRKLEEAGAIESVKDADYRRFFPAGRFDATDKRALGYLRRETPRGMVLALLRDPDATGADLANALGVSRPTISAAAADLEAAGLLDRTDGYALTEPERLLTLVVRYADSFDAEAVAFADDAASLVAYDP